Proteins encoded in a region of the Chryseobacterium piperi genome:
- a CDS encoding NTP transferase domain-containing protein: MTSKEHKTSPIKGLVLAGGKSLRMGTSKDQIEWYGKEQRYFAADLLKNFCEEVYISCRQDQLENFDTDYHALTDTFLGMGPFGGILTALRSDRNTAWLVVACDLPLLNKETLEFLIDNRDDTKIATTYESPFDGLPEPLITIWEPGSYPALLQFLGIGNTCPRKVLINSDTLILKPADPDTLMNVNTPEDAAKAKEILNIKK, translated from the coding sequence ATGACTTCAAAAGAGCATAAAACTTCCCCTATAAAAGGGTTGGTTCTAGCCGGAGGAAAAAGCCTGAGAATGGGAACTTCAAAGGACCAGATAGAATGGTATGGAAAAGAACAGCGTTATTTCGCGGCAGATCTTTTAAAAAATTTCTGCGAGGAAGTTTACATTTCCTGCCGTCAGGATCAACTGGAAAATTTTGACACAGACTATCATGCTCTGACAGATACTTTTCTAGGAATGGGACCGTTCGGAGGAATCCTTACAGCATTGCGGTCAGACAGAAATACCGCATGGCTTGTCGTAGCTTGTGATCTTCCATTATTGAATAAAGAAACTTTAGAGTTTCTGATCGATAACAGAGATGATACAAAAATAGCCACAACCTATGAAAGTCCTTTTGATGGACTTCCTGAACCTCTTATAACAATTTGGGAGCCTGGAAGCTATCCTGCACTGCTTCAGTTTCTGGGCATAGGAAACACGTGCCCAAGAAAGGTTTTAATCAATAGTGATACCCTTATCTTAAAGCCTGCCGATCCTGATACCTTAATGAACGTAAATACTCCAGAAGACGCTGCAAAAGCAAAGGAAATTCTTAATATCAAAAAATAA
- a CDS encoding bestrophin family protein, which produces MIIRKKEHWFKMLFVWHGSVLPALLPRLGILFILSLGVTYFHGIIFSFKVPLNPAPLTLFGFVLALFLGFRNNASYERFWEGRKLWGALLNISRVLTRQALTIGAPKADHTSITEFINILSSFLYALKHQLRNTDPYEDLKKRLNGEQLEIMKQSHYKPIILMRFLAEWVERARDGNRVDSIQQARFDENLDRLADVVGGCERIVSTPIPYSYRVLLHRTVYIYCFLLPFGLVDSLGWFTPFIVVFVAYTFVAFEAIADEIEEPFGTEANDLALNSMCQMIEDTIHELAGEHPAIIEKPTQNIIN; this is translated from the coding sequence ATGATTATCAGGAAAAAAGAACATTGGTTTAAAATGCTTTTTGTATGGCACGGGTCGGTATTACCGGCACTGTTGCCCCGTTTAGGGATACTTTTTATCCTATCTTTGGGAGTCACTTATTTCCACGGAATTATTTTTTCATTTAAAGTGCCGCTAAACCCAGCACCTCTTACTTTGTTCGGATTTGTACTGGCCTTGTTTTTAGGCTTCCGTAATAATGCGAGCTATGAACGATTCTGGGAAGGACGAAAGCTTTGGGGCGCTTTGCTTAATATTTCACGGGTATTAACACGTCAGGCATTAACGATCGGAGCGCCAAAAGCAGACCATACTTCAATCACTGAATTTATCAATATTCTGAGCTCATTTTTGTACGCGCTGAAACACCAGCTTAGAAATACAGATCCTTATGAAGATCTAAAGAAGAGGCTGAATGGAGAGCAGTTGGAAATCATGAAACAATCTCACTATAAGCCAATTATATTGATGAGATTTTTGGCAGAATGGGTTGAAAGAGCAAGAGATGGAAATAGGGTTGATTCCATTCAACAGGCCAGGTTTGATGAAAATCTGGATAGATTAGCGGATGTTGTAGGAGGATGTGAAAGGATCGTATCTACACCGATTCCTTACAGTTACCGGGTATTATTGCACCGGACCGTTTACATTTACTGTTTTCTGCTTCCGTTTGGTTTGGTTGATAGTTTAGGTTGGTTTACTCCATTTATTGTTGTATTTGTTGCCTATACATTTGTGGCATTTGAAGCGATTGCTGATGAAATTGAAGAGCCATTTGGCACTGAAGCTAATGACTTAGCGTTGAACAGTATGTGTCAAATGATTGAAGATACCATTCATGAACTCGCTGGAGAACATCCGGCTATAATAGAAAAGCCGACGCAAAATATTATCAATTAA
- a CDS encoding molybdopterin-dependent oxidoreductase, whose protein sequence is MKKILYCFLLILSGAVYAQSDFKLKVSGEVSNPLQISLEELSKMPHANAVLKDKQGNAHTYKGVPVVEILAKANVTKEAHGTGLSKYVLVKCADGYQVLFSLAELDKDFTDKNVIIADSIDGKPLPESKGPLRIIAEGEKKPARSSFQVTELIIGSVKK, encoded by the coding sequence ATGAAAAAAATTCTATACTGTTTTTTGTTGATTCTTTCCGGGGCTGTGTATGCCCAGTCCGATTTTAAGCTAAAAGTTTCCGGGGAAGTGTCTAACCCATTACAAATCTCTTTGGAAGAACTTTCAAAGATGCCCCATGCAAATGCTGTTTTAAAAGATAAACAAGGAAATGCTCATACGTACAAGGGAGTTCCCGTTGTAGAAATTCTGGCTAAAGCGAATGTGACTAAGGAAGCACATGGAACCGGATTGTCAAAATATGTGCTGGTAAAATGCGCAGATGGGTATCAGGTGCTTTTTTCATTGGCAGAGCTGGATAAGGATTTTACGGATAAAAATGTCATCATTGCAGATTCAATAGATGGAAAACCGCTTCCTGAATCAAAAGGACCTTTGCGAATTATTGCAGAGGGAGAAAAGAAGCCGGCAAGAAGCAGCTTTCAGGTGACAGAACTTATCATTGGTTCGGTTAAAAAGTAA
- a CDS encoding FdhF/YdeP family oxidoreductase: MKEDYKKEEIEEEIKKEPDAENPYHLLDLKLTPVEKSAAGIHAVMAAFGDLIEEKTLIRGTRALFKMNQVNGFDCPSCAWPDPDDERSVLGEYCENGAKALAEEATTKRVTAKFFEENSVFDLAQLDDYQIGKMGRLTEPMYLPEGGTHYQPISWDQAFKKIGAHFNALESPHEAAFYTSGRTSNEASFVYQLFAKEFGTNNMPDCSNMCHETSGSALRPTIGIGKGTVTLEDFYDTDVIVIIGQNPGTNAPRMMSALSKGKRNGAKIIAVNPLPEAGLMGFQDPQSIKGMIGGGVKLADLYLPVKINGDMALLKAIELLLLEFEKKSPGEVLDRQFIEEKTTGYEVFLQQFENYNLEDLAKEAGVSATDLYEAAKMIAFKKRIIVCWGMGLTQQPNGVDMIREILNILLLKGSIGKPGAGVCPVRGHSNVQGNRTMMIDEKPTNEQLDRLENFYGFKMPREHGYDVVRAIKAIHEEKIKVLFCMGGNFLSATPDTTYTANALRKLNLLVCVSTKLNRGHLIHGKEALILPTYGRSDKDIVNGEIQIVTTENSMGVVQSSKGMLDAVSDHLINETQIVCRMAMATLGEKSVVNWQRYHDSYDAVRDDIEKCIPGFEDYNVRVREKGGFYLPNAARDGKFITKEFGDRAPFTLTEIPENHLNDDEYMMATTRTHDQFNTTIYGLDDRYRGIKNERRVIFMNKKDIDRLGMKAGDKVDLYNYDDNIERIAPLFIIVAYRIPEKNTVTYFPETNVLVSVNNVVKESNMPASKYVKIKIKRHDPEVYKKVDKMLYREAAKYNHY, from the coding sequence ATGAAAGAGGATTATAAAAAAGAAGAAATTGAAGAAGAAATCAAAAAAGAGCCGGATGCCGAAAATCCGTACCATCTTTTAGATCTTAAGCTGACTCCTGTTGAAAAATCAGCAGCGGGTATCCATGCTGTGATGGCAGCTTTTGGGGACTTGATTGAAGAAAAGACTTTAATTCGTGGTACCAGAGCCTTGTTTAAAATGAACCAGGTCAATGGTTTCGATTGTCCTAGCTGCGCATGGCCCGATCCTGATGACGAGCGCTCAGTTTTAGGAGAGTATTGTGAAAATGGGGCTAAAGCTCTTGCAGAAGAAGCCACTACCAAAAGAGTAACGGCAAAATTCTTTGAAGAAAATTCAGTTTTTGATCTGGCTCAATTAGATGATTACCAGATCGGTAAAATGGGAAGGCTTACAGAGCCGATGTATCTTCCTGAAGGAGGAACCCACTATCAGCCTATCAGTTGGGATCAGGCTTTTAAGAAGATTGGAGCCCATTTTAATGCGTTGGAGTCTCCGCATGAGGCTGCTTTTTACACCTCTGGAAGAACCAGTAATGAAGCTTCATTTGTCTATCAGCTTTTTGCAAAAGAATTTGGAACGAATAATATGCCGGACTGTTCCAATATGTGCCATGAGACGTCAGGTTCAGCATTAAGGCCTACGATTGGAATTGGAAAAGGAACCGTAACACTGGAAGATTTCTATGATACGGATGTGATTGTTATTATCGGCCAGAATCCGGGAACCAATGCACCCCGAATGATGAGTGCATTATCAAAAGGTAAGAGAAACGGGGCAAAGATAATTGCTGTGAATCCTTTACCGGAAGCCGGTTTAATGGGATTCCAGGACCCTCAGAGTATAAAGGGGATGATTGGTGGCGGGGTAAAACTTGCTGACCTGTATCTGCCTGTAAAAATAAACGGAGATATGGCACTTTTAAAAGCCATTGAGTTATTACTTCTGGAGTTTGAAAAGAAATCTCCGGGAGAAGTGCTGGACCGTCAGTTTATCGAAGAGAAAACCACGGGTTATGAAGTATTCCTTCAGCAATTTGAGAATTATAATCTTGAAGACCTTGCGAAAGAAGCAGGCGTTTCAGCTACCGATCTTTATGAAGCTGCTAAAATGATTGCTTTCAAAAAGAGGATTATCGTATGTTGGGGAATGGGACTTACACAACAGCCGAATGGGGTTGATATGATTCGTGAAATTCTGAATATCCTGTTATTAAAAGGAAGTATCGGAAAACCTGGCGCGGGAGTTTGTCCTGTTCGCGGGCATAGTAATGTTCAAGGGAACAGAACCATGATGATTGATGAAAAACCTACCAATGAACAATTGGACCGCCTTGAAAATTTTTATGGTTTTAAAATGCCACGCGAGCATGGATATGATGTTGTACGAGCGATTAAAGCCATTCATGAAGAAAAAATAAAAGTGCTTTTCTGCATGGGCGGGAATTTTCTATCGGCAACACCGGATACTACATATACAGCGAATGCTCTTAGAAAGCTTAATTTGTTGGTTTGCGTTTCTACAAAACTTAATAGAGGGCACCTCATTCACGGAAAAGAAGCTTTAATCCTTCCAACATACGGAAGAAGTGATAAAGATATCGTTAATGGAGAAATACAGATTGTAACTACTGAAAACTCTATGGGAGTTGTTCAGTCTTCAAAAGGAATGCTGGATGCTGTTTCAGATCATCTGATTAATGAAACACAGATTGTATGCCGTATGGCTATGGCAACCCTGGGAGAAAAGTCTGTAGTCAATTGGCAGCGTTATCATGACAGCTATGATGCCGTAAGAGATGATATTGAAAAATGTATTCCGGGGTTTGAAGATTATAATGTGAGAGTGCGGGAAAAAGGAGGTTTCTATCTTCCTAATGCAGCACGGGATGGAAAATTTATCACCAAAGAATTTGGTGACCGTGCTCCGTTTACCCTTACGGAAATTCCGGAAAACCATCTCAATGATGATGAATACATGATGGCAACGACGCGAACTCATGATCAGTTTAATACGACCATTTATGGTCTTGATGACCGTTATCGGGGAATAAAAAATGAGCGCCGTGTTATTTTCATGAATAAGAAAGATATTGATCGCCTGGGCATGAAAGCCGGAGATAAAGTAGATCTCTATAATTATGACGATAACATTGAAAGAATAGCGCCTCTCTTCATTATTGTTGCGTATCGGATCCCGGAAAAAAATACCGTTACTTATTTTCCGGAAACCAACGTTTTAGTTTCTGTGAATAATGTTGTCAAGGAAAGCAATATGCCGGCCTCTAAATATGTGAAAATAAAAATCAAAAGGCATGATCCCGAAGTATACAAAAAAGTAGATAAAATGCTTTATCGGGAAGCTGCAAAATATAACCATTATTAA
- a CDS encoding HesA/MoeB/ThiF family protein, whose amino-acid sequence MKTEENWERYHCQIALPGFGKESQHLLHNAKVLIVGAGGLGCPVAQYLTAAGIGTIGIADNDFVSMSNLHRQILYTPDDIGSLKVNVSSEKLQRQNPGIQIKALPLRVTSENVMDLIADYDLIVEGTDNFETKCLLNDACVLAGKPLVYGAIYQYEGQVSIWNVLQDDGSYSPNYRDVFPDAESSQVPNCSEGGVIPTLAGVVGCMQANEVIKYFTRSKDLLAGKLWLMDMMSGKTTIIKLKKQTSTPIVSLNESIQPITWEELDKKKNEPATLLIDVRSEEEHQIFNIGGQNLPLDNLESHWDEIADFQQIILYCASGNRSSKAARMIKKAFPDSAVYSLKNGIEPHRNGL is encoded by the coding sequence ATGAAGACGGAAGAAAATTGGGAACGCTATCACTGTCAAATAGCATTACCCGGCTTTGGAAAAGAATCTCAGCATTTACTTCACAATGCAAAGGTACTGATTGTAGGCGCCGGAGGTCTGGGCTGTCCCGTTGCCCAGTACCTTACAGCAGCAGGGATCGGAACTATTGGTATTGCTGATAACGATTTTGTTTCAATGAGTAATCTTCATCGTCAGATCCTTTATACTCCGGACGATATCGGTTCATTGAAAGTAAATGTATCCAGTGAAAAACTTCAACGGCAAAACCCCGGCATACAGATAAAAGCTCTTCCTTTAAGAGTTACTTCTGAAAATGTAATGGATCTTATTGCAGATTATGATCTTATCGTAGAAGGAACGGATAATTTTGAAACCAAGTGCCTGTTGAATGACGCTTGTGTCCTTGCAGGAAAGCCATTGGTATATGGGGCAATTTATCAATATGAGGGACAGGTAAGCATATGGAATGTTTTACAGGATGATGGCAGCTATTCACCTAATTACCGTGATGTATTTCCTGATGCAGAGAGCTCTCAGGTTCCGAACTGTTCGGAAGGTGGAGTTATTCCTACCCTGGCAGGAGTAGTAGGCTGCATGCAAGCTAATGAAGTGATTAAATATTTTACCCGATCCAAAGATCTTTTAGCCGGAAAATTATGGTTGATGGACATGATGAGCGGTAAAACGACCATTATTAAATTAAAAAAACAGACTTCAACACCCATAGTAAGTTTAAACGAATCTATCCAACCGATCACATGGGAGGAATTAGATAAAAAAAAGAATGAGCCTGCTACCCTGCTCATCGATGTCCGAAGTGAAGAAGAGCACCAAATATTCAATATTGGCGGCCAAAATTTACCTTTAGACAATCTGGAAAGTCATTGGGATGAAATAGCAGATTTTCAACAGATAATTCTATATTGTGCTTCAGGAAACCGAAGTTCTAAAGCTGCCCGAATGATTAAAAAGGCATTCCCTGATTCAGCTGTTTATTCATTAAAAAATGGAATAGAGCCACACAGAAACGGCTTGTAG
- the moaC gene encoding cyclic pyranopterin monophosphate synthase MoaC, which produces MSELTHLNKEGQPAIVDVGEKKVSRRKAVAQAIISLPQAVFEILYNEDFKTKKGSVFQIATIAGIMGAKKTSELIPLCHPIGLDNCELDIELNEQKEIIIHCTASLEAKTGVEMEALTGASVAALTIYDMCKALSHDIVIKEIKLIEKTGGKNDFKRA; this is translated from the coding sequence ATGTCAGAATTGACCCATTTAAATAAAGAAGGACAACCTGCAATTGTAGATGTAGGTGAAAAGAAAGTATCTCGTAGAAAAGCTGTGGCACAGGCCATTATCAGCTTACCACAAGCTGTTTTCGAAATACTGTACAATGAAGACTTTAAAACCAAAAAAGGTTCTGTATTTCAGATTGCAACTATTGCAGGAATTATGGGAGCTAAGAAAACAAGCGAACTGATTCCTCTTTGTCATCCGATTGGACTAGATAATTGTGAGCTTGACATTGAGCTGAACGAACAAAAGGAAATTATCATACATTGTACTGCAAGCCTCGAGGCTAAAACCGGAGTGGAAATGGAAGCTTTAACCGGAGCTTCTGTAGCCGCATTAACGATTTATGATATGTGTAAAGCATTAAGCCATGACATCGTTATTAAGGAGATTAAATTAATTGAAAAAACAGGTGGTAAAAATGACTTCAAAAGAGCATAA
- a CDS encoding DUF7009 family protein — MKIRIKDNSIRLRLTQTEVSELGEKGMITSFTEFVDRPFMYSIEATGETELSASFIENRIVVTMPKTMIDELVTTDRVGFDGQSGMVKLLVEKDFVCIDNSVEDQSDNYPNPNLKC, encoded by the coding sequence ATGAAGATAAGAATTAAAGATAACTCTATAAGATTACGTCTCACTCAAACAGAAGTTTCTGAATTGGGTGAAAAAGGAATGATAACAAGCTTTACTGAATTTGTAGACCGACCTTTTATGTATTCTATAGAAGCTACCGGCGAGACAGAACTTTCTGCCTCTTTTATTGAAAACAGGATTGTTGTTACAATGCCTAAAACGATGATTGATGAGCTTGTTACTACAGACCGGGTAGGTTTTGACGGACAATCCGGAATGGTTAAACTTTTGGTAGAAAAAGATTTTGTCTGTATTGATAATTCAGTTGAAGATCAAAGTGACAACTATCCGAATCCCAATTTGAAGTGCTAA
- a CDS encoding DUF488 domain-containing protein, which translates to MKPTIYTIGHSTHHIDDFIKTLQSFEIEVLVDVRRFPGSRSNPWFNKENLEKELEKKDIGYIHMEELGGRRKVQSNSHNDRWRNESFRGYADYMEIQEFEEAIQKLEQIASEKRVAYMCSEAVWWSCHRSMISDYLKAKGWTVLHILSTGKVEEHPYTSPARIVNGQVYYSDENLFS; encoded by the coding sequence ATGAAACCGACTATCTATACCATAGGTCATTCTACCCACCATATTGATGATTTTATCAAGACCCTTCAGTCATTTGAGATTGAAGTTCTGGTTGATGTAAGAAGGTTTCCAGGATCACGAAGCAATCCTTGGTTTAATAAAGAAAATCTGGAGAAAGAATTGGAAAAGAAAGATATCGGTTATATTCATATGGAAGAATTGGGAGGAAGAAGGAAAGTACAGTCCAATTCTCACAATGATCGGTGGCGAAATGAATCTTTCAGGGGATACGCAGATTATATGGAAATTCAAGAATTTGAGGAAGCTATTCAAAAGCTGGAACAGATCGCATCCGAAAAACGCGTAGCATATATGTGTTCTGAGGCAGTATGGTGGAGTTGTCATCGCTCAATGATCTCGGACTATCTAAAGGCAAAAGGATGGACTGTTCTTCATATACTGAGTACAGGAAAAGTGGAGGAACATCCCTATACTTCACCAGCTCGTATTGTTAACGGACAGGTTTATTATTCAGACGAAAATTTATTCAGCTGA
- a CDS encoding L-lactate MFS transporter — translation MRRQKQKNRWLIAASAVGIHISIGSVYAYSVMTNPVKDIFGVDESDVKWSFKIAILLLGLSAAFLGKWVEKVGPRKSGITAGLLYGVGILGSGLAVQIGSMPLFLFSYGVIGGIGLGVGYITPVSTLVKWFPDKRGLATGMAIMGFGFSALIFGPVMQILFEKVGVSNTFYILGLIYMILILTSANYIEKPPADYVPEGFNPGEGKMITPDISNIDANAALKTSRFYYIWIMMFINITSGIAVIAAASPMMQEKLNYTPMQAAAIVGLIGVFNGLGRLFWSALSDYIGRANMYIIFFVFQIFAFYLLPRISIELLFLIILFTIITMYGGGFSALPAFLGDLFGTKQLGAIHGMVLTAWALAGVAGPTIYDMVKESTGSLTATLGVFSGLFLIALVVSLLMKYTIIKLRKKQSDSAM, via the coding sequence ATGAGAAGACAAAAACAAAAAAACCGATGGCTGATTGCTGCATCGGCTGTAGGAATTCACATCTCTATTGGTTCCGTTTACGCCTATTCTGTTATGACGAACCCTGTAAAAGATATTTTTGGTGTTGATGAAAGTGATGTAAAATGGTCCTTTAAGATTGCTATTCTGCTCTTAGGGCTTTCTGCTGCCTTTCTAGGGAAATGGGTTGAAAAAGTAGGCCCTAGGAAAAGCGGAATAACAGCCGGTTTGCTATATGGAGTCGGAATTTTGGGTTCAGGGTTGGCAGTACAGATCGGATCCATGCCTTTGTTTCTCTTTTCGTATGGAGTCATTGGAGGTATTGGTTTAGGGGTTGGATATATAACGCCGGTAAGTACTTTGGTGAAATGGTTTCCTGATAAACGTGGGCTGGCAACGGGAATGGCAATTATGGGGTTTGGATTTTCTGCCTTGATTTTTGGCCCTGTTATGCAAATTTTATTTGAAAAAGTAGGCGTAAGCAATACATTTTATATTTTAGGTCTTATCTATATGATTTTGATTTTAACTTCGGCAAATTATATTGAGAAACCTCCGGCAGATTATGTACCAGAAGGCTTTAATCCTGGTGAAGGAAAAATGATTACTCCTGATATTTCAAATATTGACGCGAATGCGGCGTTGAAAACATCCCGTTTTTATTATATCTGGATCATGATGTTTATCAATATCACTTCGGGTATTGCAGTAATCGCAGCGGCAAGTCCTATGATGCAGGAAAAATTAAATTACACTCCTATGCAGGCAGCTGCTATTGTGGGTTTAATAGGCGTTTTTAATGGCCTGGGAAGATTATTTTGGTCCGCTTTATCAGATTATATAGGGCGAGCCAATATGTATATTATCTTTTTTGTATTCCAGATTTTTGCATTTTATTTGCTACCCCGTATTTCTATCGAATTATTATTTTTAATTATTCTCTTTACTATCATTACCATGTATGGAGGAGGGTTTTCTGCACTCCCTGCATTTTTGGGAGATTTATTTGGAACAAAACAGCTGGGAGCTATTCATGGAATGGTGTTAACAGCCTGGGCACTGGCTGGAGTTGCGGGGCCTACAATTTATGATATGGTGAAAGAATCAACAGGATCATTAACAGCCACCCTGGGTGTATTTTCCGGATTATTTCTTATTGCCCTAGTCGTTTCATTATTAATGAAATATACCATTATTAAGCTGAGGAAAAAACAAAGTGATTCAGCGATGTAA